One window of the Streptomyces sp. NBC_00259 genome contains the following:
- a CDS encoding cobalamin biosynthesis protein codes for MPAEPGGPGSSCPGITFAYGAAAGLAGDLLLGDPRRGHPVAAFGRAAAAVERILWRDHRGWGALHTAVCAGGAVAAGALAAASVRRSRTATIALTAATTWAVVGGTSLGREARAIGGALTAGDIELARERLPHLCGRDPQALDGPGIARAVVESVAENTSDAVVGALVWGALGGVPGLAGFRAVNTLDAMVGHRSARYRRYGWASARLDDVVGRPGSRLTAVLATVAGGDPRGAVRAWRADAAKHPSPNAGPVEASFAGSLGVRLGGTLSYGGRVEHRPVLNGEGRAVEVADIERAVRLSRRVGVLALTVCAGARLAAGTMRRRRT; via the coding sequence ATGCCTGCCGAACCGGGGGGCCCGGGCTCGTCATGCCCGGGAATCACGTTCGCGTACGGCGCCGCCGCCGGACTCGCCGGCGACCTGCTCCTCGGTGATCCACGCCGTGGGCATCCGGTCGCCGCGTTCGGCCGGGCGGCCGCCGCGGTCGAACGGATCCTGTGGCGCGACCACCGAGGGTGGGGCGCTCTGCACACGGCGGTGTGCGCCGGTGGCGCGGTCGCCGCCGGCGCGCTGGCCGCCGCTTCCGTACGCCGCTCCCGTACCGCCACGATCGCGCTGACCGCCGCCACCACCTGGGCGGTCGTCGGCGGTACGTCACTGGGCCGTGAGGCCAGGGCGATCGGCGGGGCGCTGACGGCCGGGGACATCGAGCTCGCGAGGGAGCGCCTGCCGCATCTGTGCGGCCGCGATCCCCAGGCGCTGGACGGTCCGGGCATCGCCCGGGCCGTCGTCGAGTCCGTCGCCGAGAACACCTCGGACGCGGTCGTCGGCGCGCTGGTGTGGGGCGCGCTCGGCGGAGTGCCGGGGCTCGCCGGCTTCCGGGCCGTCAACACACTGGACGCGATGGTGGGCCACCGGTCGGCCCGCTACCGGCGCTACGGCTGGGCCTCGGCGCGCCTCGACGACGTCGTGGGCCGGCCGGGGTCCCGGCTCACCGCGGTGCTGGCGACGGTCGCGGGCGGCGATCCGCGCGGTGCCGTACGCGCCTGGCGCGCCGACGCGGCGAAGCACCCGAGCCCCAACGCCGGTCCGGTGGAGGCCTCGTTCGCGGGGTCGCTCGGCGTACGGCTCGGCGGGACACTCTCGTACGGCGGGCGGGTCGAGCACCGGCCCGTGCTCAACGGCGAGGGCCGGGCCGTGGAGGTCGCGGACATCGAACGGGCGGTACGGCTGTCCCGGCGCGTCGGGGTGCTGGCGCTCACGGTGTGCGCGGGCGCGCGCCTCGCCGCCGGAACCATGAGGCGGAGGCGGACATGA
- a CDS encoding cobyric acid synthase has protein sequence MSGGGLLVAGTTSDAGKSVVTAGICRWLVRQGVKVAPFKGQNMSLNSFVTREGAEIGRAQAMQAQAARVEPSALMNPVLLKPGSDRSSQVVLMGRPVGELSARGYHGGRQKTLFEPVVQCLEELRRTYDAVICEGAGSPAEINLRRTDIVNMGIARAARLPVLVVGDIDRGGVFAQFFGTTALLDAEDQKLVAGYLVNKFRGDVTLLEPGLEMLHGLTGRRTFGVLPYTHGLGIDEEDGLRVSLRGSVRESVVASPVGEDVLRVAVCAVPLMSNFTDVDALAAEPGVVVRFVDRPEELTDADLVIVPGTRGTVRALEWLRARGLADALARRAADGRPVLGICGGYQLLGEHIDDEVESRAGAVTGLGLLPVRVRFAREKTLTRPSGQALGQPVEGYEIHHGVAEVLGGEPFLSDGHGHGLDGCRAGSVWGTHWHGSLESDGFRRAFLRVVAAAAGRRFVPAPDTSFAALREEQLDRLGDLIEEHADTDALLRLIEGGAPSGLPFIAPGAPALPGAPDAGTTPGAAQ, from the coding sequence ATGAGCGGGGGCGGACTGCTGGTCGCCGGCACCACGTCGGACGCGGGCAAGAGCGTCGTCACGGCGGGGATCTGCCGGTGGCTGGTGCGGCAGGGCGTGAAGGTCGCGCCCTTCAAGGGGCAGAACATGTCCCTCAACTCCTTCGTCACCCGCGAGGGGGCGGAGATCGGCCGGGCCCAGGCCATGCAGGCGCAGGCGGCCCGCGTGGAGCCCTCGGCGCTGATGAACCCGGTGCTGCTGAAGCCGGGCAGCGACCGCTCCAGCCAGGTCGTGCTGATGGGCAGGCCGGTGGGCGAGCTGAGCGCGCGCGGCTACCACGGAGGCAGGCAGAAGACCCTGTTCGAGCCGGTCGTGCAGTGTCTGGAGGAGCTGCGGCGCACCTACGACGCCGTGATCTGCGAGGGCGCGGGAAGCCCCGCCGAGATCAATCTGCGCCGCACCGACATCGTGAACATGGGTATCGCGCGGGCCGCGCGCCTGCCCGTACTGGTCGTCGGCGACATCGACCGCGGCGGGGTGTTCGCGCAGTTCTTCGGTACGACGGCGCTGCTGGATGCGGAGGACCAGAAGCTGGTCGCGGGCTATCTGGTCAACAAGTTCCGCGGCGATGTGACCCTCCTGGAGCCCGGCCTGGAGATGCTGCACGGGCTCACCGGGCGACGGACGTTCGGCGTGCTGCCGTACACGCACGGCCTCGGCATCGACGAGGAGGACGGGCTGCGGGTGTCGCTGCGCGGCTCCGTGCGCGAGTCGGTGGTGGCATCGCCGGTCGGCGAGGACGTGCTGAGGGTCGCCGTCTGCGCCGTACCGCTCATGTCCAACTTCACGGACGTGGACGCGCTGGCGGCCGAACCGGGCGTCGTCGTGCGCTTCGTCGACCGCCCCGAGGAGCTGACCGACGCCGACCTGGTGATCGTGCCGGGCACGCGCGGGACCGTGCGCGCCCTGGAGTGGCTGCGTGCGCGCGGTCTCGCGGACGCGCTGGCGCGGCGCGCGGCGGACGGCCGGCCGGTGCTCGGCATCTGCGGCGGCTACCAGCTGCTCGGTGAACACATCGACGACGAGGTCGAGTCGCGTGCGGGTGCCGTGACCGGGCTCGGACTGCTGCCGGTCCGGGTGCGGTTCGCGCGCGAGAAGACCCTCACCCGGCCGTCCGGCCAGGCCCTGGGCCAGCCCGTGGAGGGGTACGAGATCCATCACGGCGTCGCCGAGGTCCTGGGCGGAGAACCGTTCCTCTCCGACGGCCATGGACACGGTCTGGACGGCTGCCGGGCCGGATCGGTCTGGGGCACCCACTGGCACGGCTCCCTGGAGAGCGACGGCTTCCGCCGGGCGTTCCTGCGAGTCGTCGCCGCGGCGGCGGGCCGCCGCTTCGTCCCCGCCCCCGACACCTCCTTCGCCGCCCTGCGCGAGGAACAGCTCGACCGTCTCGGCGACCTCATCGAGGAACACGCCGACACGGACGCGCTGTTGCGCCTGATCGAGGGCGGCGCGCCCTCGGGCCTGCCGTTCATCGCACCGGGGGCGCCCGCCCTCCCCGGTGCCCCCGACGCCGGAACCACCCCTGGAGCCGCACAGTGA
- a CDS encoding putative cobaltochelatase — protein MDDLRLGLLLNAVSPAVGGVLVRGEKGTAKSTAVRALAALMPDVDVVAGCRFSCAPGAPDPGCPDGPHEPAAGTARPARMVELPVGASEDRLVGALDIERALADGVKSFEPGLLADAHRGVLYVDEVNLLHDHLVDLLLDAAAMGASYVEREGVSVRHAARFLLVGTMNPEEGELRPQLLDRFGLTVEVAASREPEQRVEVVRRRLAYDDDPAAFAARWADEETALRERIVTARSLLPRVELGDAALRQIAATCAAFEVDGMRADIVMARTATALAAWAGRTDVAEEDVRRAALLALPHRRRRNPFDAPGLDEDKLDETLEQFGGNDQQDPEPDPDPDGGPDGPDGGPDGGGGIPPQGQGPDSGPPERRENEPAEAPAGGPGAGEQAAVRAAEPFRTKMLSVPGLGEGAAGRRSRARTEHGRTTGARRPRGALTKLHLAATVQAAAPHQRARGRSGPGLVVRRDDLRQAAREGREGNLVLFVVDASGSMAARRRMSSVKGAVLSLLLDAYQRRDKVGLVTFRGTGADVALPPTSSVDAAAARLEELPTGGRTPLAAGLLKAHDVLRVERLRDPSRRALLVVVTDGRATGARGADAVALASRAARLHAAEGTAAVVVDCETGPVRLGLAGNLARELGGTAVTLDDLRAESIAGLVRDVQAASTPGNSTVRNRRAA, from the coding sequence ATGGACGATCTGCGGCTCGGGCTCCTGCTGAACGCGGTCAGCCCGGCCGTCGGCGGCGTGCTCGTGCGCGGCGAGAAGGGCACGGCCAAGTCGACCGCGGTGCGTGCCCTCGCGGCGCTGATGCCGGACGTCGACGTCGTCGCGGGCTGCCGGTTCTCCTGTGCTCCCGGCGCGCCGGACCCCGGGTGCCCGGACGGCCCCCACGAGCCGGCCGCCGGTACGGCACGGCCGGCGCGGATGGTCGAACTGCCCGTCGGCGCCTCGGAGGACCGGCTCGTCGGCGCACTCGACATCGAGCGGGCGCTCGCGGACGGGGTGAAGTCGTTCGAGCCGGGTCTGCTCGCGGACGCCCACCGTGGGGTGCTGTACGTCGACGAGGTCAACCTCCTCCACGACCACCTGGTGGACCTGCTGCTGGACGCCGCCGCGATGGGCGCCTCGTACGTGGAGCGCGAGGGTGTGTCCGTACGGCATGCCGCGCGTTTCCTGCTCGTCGGCACGATGAACCCTGAGGAGGGCGAGCTGCGGCCGCAGTTGCTCGACCGGTTCGGGCTGACCGTCGAGGTCGCCGCCTCGCGGGAGCCGGAGCAGCGGGTGGAGGTCGTGCGGCGCAGGCTCGCCTACGACGACGACCCGGCGGCCTTCGCGGCCCGCTGGGCGGACGAGGAGACAGCGCTGCGCGAGCGGATCGTGACCGCGCGGTCGCTGCTGCCGCGGGTGGAGCTCGGCGACGCGGCGCTGCGTCAGATCGCGGCGACCTGCGCGGCGTTCGAGGTGGACGGCATGCGGGCCGACATCGTCATGGCGCGGACGGCGACGGCGCTGGCCGCATGGGCGGGGCGTACGGACGTGGCCGAGGAGGACGTACGCCGGGCCGCGCTCCTCGCACTGCCCCACCGGCGCCGGCGCAACCCCTTCGACGCGCCCGGGCTCGACGAGGACAAACTCGACGAGACCCTGGAGCAGTTCGGCGGGAACGACCAGCAGGACCCCGAGCCCGATCCGGACCCGGACGGGGGGCCGGACGGCCCCGACGGCGGTCCCGACGGCGGAGGCGGCATCCCGCCGCAGGGCCAGGGGCCGGATTCCGGCCCGCCCGAGCGGCGGGAGAACGAGCCGGCCGAGGCCCCGGCGGGAGGACCGGGCGCGGGCGAGCAGGCCGCCGTACGGGCCGCCGAGCCGTTCCGTACGAAGATGCTCAGCGTGCCGGGGCTCGGCGAAGGGGCCGCGGGGCGGCGCTCCCGCGCCCGTACCGAGCACGGCAGGACCACCGGCGCGCGCCGGCCCCGGGGAGCGCTCACCAAGCTGCATCTGGCGGCGACCGTGCAGGCAGCGGCGCCGCACCAGCGGGCGCGGGGCCGTTCGGGTCCCGGCCTCGTGGTCCGCCGGGACGATCTGCGGCAGGCCGCCCGCGAGGGCCGTGAGGGCAATCTCGTGCTGTTCGTCGTGGACGCCTCCGGCTCCATGGCGGCCCGCCGGCGCATGAGTTCCGTGAAGGGCGCGGTGCTCTCGCTGCTGCTGGACGCGTACCAGCGCCGCGACAAGGTCGGTCTGGTCACCTTCCGCGGCACCGGCGCGGACGTGGCGCTGCCGCCGACGTCCTCCGTGGACGCGGCCGCCGCGCGCCTGGAGGAACTGCCGACGGGCGGGCGGACCCCGCTGGCCGCCGGACTGCTCAAGGCGCACGACGTACTGCGCGTGGAGCGGCTGCGCGATCCTTCGCGCCGGGCGCTGCTGGTGGTGGTCACCGACGGCCGCGCGACCGGCGCACGGGGCGCCGACGCCGTGGCGCTCGCGTCGCGCGCCGCGCGGCTGCACGCGGCAGAGGGCACCGCGGCAGTGGTCGTGGACTGCGAGACGGGGCCGGTACGGCTCGGCCTCGCCGGGAATCTCGCCCGTGAACTCGGCGGCACCGCCGTCACCCTGGACGACCTGCGGGCCGAGAGCATCGCCGGGCTCGTCAGGGACGTACAGGCGGCGAGCACGCCGGGCAACAGCACCGTACGCAACAGGAGGGCAGCGTAG
- the cobO gene encoding cob(I)yrinic acid a,c-diamide adenosyltransferase, translating to MPQGQPAVVPDDGLTTRQRRNRPLVMVHTGIGKGKSTAAFGMALRAWNQGWPVGVFQFVKSAKWKVGEENALKVLGASGEGGTVDWHKMGEGWSWIQRAPAEGEQSHEDKAREGWEQVKRDLAAQTYRFYVLDEFAYLLHWGWLDTAEVIQVLRERPGTQHVVITGRNAPQELQDFADLVTDMSKVKHPMDAGQKGQRGIEW from the coding sequence GTGCCGCAGGGACAGCCGGCCGTCGTTCCGGACGACGGACTCACCACCCGCCAGCGCCGTAACCGCCCACTGGTGATGGTGCACACGGGCATCGGCAAGGGCAAGTCGACCGCCGCCTTCGGGATGGCGCTGCGCGCCTGGAACCAGGGCTGGCCGGTCGGGGTGTTCCAGTTCGTCAAGTCGGCGAAGTGGAAGGTCGGCGAGGAGAACGCGCTGAAGGTCCTCGGCGCGAGCGGCGAGGGCGGCACGGTCGACTGGCACAAGATGGGCGAGGGCTGGTCCTGGATCCAGCGCGCCCCCGCGGAGGGCGAGCAGTCCCACGAGGACAAGGCGCGTGAGGGCTGGGAGCAGGTCAAGCGCGATCTGGCGGCGCAGACCTACAGGTTCTACGTCCTCGACGAGTTCGCGTATCTGCTGCACTGGGGCTGGCTCGACACCGCGGAGGTGATCCAGGTGCTGCGGGAGCGGCCCGGCACCCAGCACGTGGTGATCACCGGCCGCAACGCTCCGCAGGAGCTGCAGGACTTCGCCGATCTCGTCACCGACATGTCCAAGGTCAAGCATCCGATGGACGCGGGCCAGAAGGGCCAGCGGGGCATCGAGTGGTAG
- a CDS encoding cobyrinate a,c-diamide synthase, which yields MVARLVIAAPASGSGKTTVATGLMAAFAARGLAVSPHKVGPDYIDPGYHALATGRPGRNLDAYMCGTDLIAPLFAHGARGCELALIEGVMGLYDGAADAGELASTAQVAKLLRAPVVLVVDASSQSRSVAALVHGFASWDPQVRLGGVILNKVATDRHEALLREALEESGVPVLGVLRRAPAVATPSRHLGLVPVAERHAEALDAVAAQAEQVRLGCDLEGLLALARSAPELQAEAWDPRDALPPYAGDGAGIAAPQAPVIAVAGGAAFTFSYAEHAELLRAAGADVVPFDPLRDESLPDGTRGVVVGGGFPEVYAPELSANSRLRKAVAELARAGAPIAAECAGLLYLARSLDGKPMCGVLDADARMSERLTLGYRDAVAVSDSVLAAAGTRMRGHEFHRTVLEPGAGASPAWGLRQPERRVEGFVQGGVHASYVHTHWAGAPEAARRFVGKCALWDAAA from the coding sequence GTGGTAGCACGTCTCGTCATCGCCGCCCCGGCGTCGGGCAGCGGAAAGACCACCGTCGCGACCGGCCTGATGGCCGCCTTCGCGGCGCGTGGTCTCGCCGTGTCCCCGCACAAGGTGGGCCCCGACTACATCGACCCGGGGTACCACGCCCTCGCGACCGGTCGCCCCGGCCGCAACCTCGACGCCTACATGTGCGGTACGGACCTGATCGCTCCGCTCTTCGCGCACGGTGCGCGCGGCTGCGAACTGGCCCTGATCGAGGGCGTGATGGGGCTGTACGACGGCGCGGCGGACGCCGGTGAACTGGCGTCGACTGCCCAGGTCGCGAAACTGCTGCGCGCACCGGTGGTGCTGGTCGTGGACGCCTCGTCGCAGTCCCGTTCCGTGGCGGCGCTGGTGCACGGCTTCGCGTCCTGGGACCCGCAGGTGCGGCTCGGCGGCGTGATCCTCAACAAGGTCGCGACCGACCGCCACGAGGCCCTGCTGCGGGAGGCGCTGGAGGAGTCCGGGGTGCCGGTGCTCGGGGTGCTGCGGCGGGCGCCCGCGGTGGCGACGCCGTCGCGGCACCTGGGTCTCGTGCCGGTCGCGGAGCGCCACGCGGAGGCGCTGGACGCGGTTGCCGCGCAGGCGGAGCAGGTGCGGCTGGGGTGCGATCTGGAAGGGCTGCTGGCGTTGGCGCGCAGCGCGCCGGAGCTGCAGGCCGAGGCGTGGGACCCTCGGGACGCACTGCCGCCGTACGCAGGTGACGGGGCCGGCATCGCGGCCCCGCAGGCTCCGGTGATCGCCGTCGCGGGCGGGGCCGCGTTCACGTTCTCGTACGCCGAGCACGCGGAGTTGCTGAGGGCCGCCGGCGCGGACGTCGTCCCCTTCGACCCGCTGCGCGACGAGAGCCTGCCCGACGGGACCCGCGGCGTCGTCGTCGGCGGTGGCTTCCCCGAGGTCTACGCCCCCGAGCTCTCCGCCAACTCCCGGCTCCGCAAGGCCGTCGCGGAGCTGGCGCGGGCCGGCGCGCCCATCGCCGCCGAGTGTGCCGGGCTGCTGTATCTCGCGCGTTCGCTGGACGGGAAGCCCATGTGCGGGGTGCTGGACGCCGACGCACGGATGTCGGAGCGGCTGACGCTGGGCTACCGGGACGCGGTGGCGGTGAGCGACAGCGTGCTGGCCGCGGCCGGGACCCGGATGCGCGGTCATGAGTTCCACCGCACCGTGCTGGAGCCGGGCGCGGGCGCGAGCCCGGCCTGGGGCCTGCGGCAGCCCGAGCGCCGCGTGGAGGGCTTCGTGCAGGGCGGCGTGCACGCCAGTTATGTGCATACGCACTGGGCGGGGGCGCCGGAGGCGGCGCGCCGGTTCGTGGGGAAGTGCGCGCTGTGGGACGCGGCGGCGTGA
- a CDS encoding ZIP family metal transporter, whose amino-acid sequence MAVFVALGAFLMTLFGGWAAGRVTDRRHLVLGLAGGLMLGAAALDLLPEAMAAAGREVFGVPQAMLLFAGGFLLAHVVERLLAGRHAAHGAYNGGPHGHDHRVPQIGMTAAAAMVLHSLMDGIAIGAAFQAGGGMGATVALAVITHDFADGFNTYTITKLYGNERRKALAMLLAAALAPVVGAASTLLFTMPQELLGSYLGFFGGALLYLAAAEILPEAHHEHPARSTLLCTVAGVAFIWLVTGLAE is encoded by the coding sequence ATGGCGGTGTTCGTCGCGCTCGGCGCGTTCCTGATGACGCTGTTCGGCGGCTGGGCGGCCGGACGCGTCACCGACCGAAGACATCTCGTGCTCGGCCTCGCGGGCGGTCTGATGCTCGGCGCGGCCGCACTCGACCTGCTGCCGGAGGCGATGGCGGCGGCGGGCCGTGAGGTCTTCGGCGTGCCGCAGGCCATGCTGCTGTTCGCGGGCGGATTCCTCCTCGCCCACGTCGTCGAACGACTGCTGGCGGGCCGCCACGCGGCGCACGGGGCGTACAACGGCGGGCCGCACGGCCACGACCACCGCGTCCCGCAGATCGGCATGACCGCCGCCGCGGCCATGGTCCTCCACAGCCTCATGGACGGCATCGCCATCGGTGCGGCCTTCCAGGCCGGCGGCGGAATGGGCGCCACCGTCGCGCTCGCCGTCATCACCCACGACTTCGCGGACGGCTTCAACACGTACACGATCACCAAGCTGTACGGGAACGAGCGCCGCAAGGCCCTCGCCATGCTCCTCGCCGCGGCCCTCGCCCCGGTCGTCGGCGCCGCCTCGACCCTGCTGTTCACCATGCCGCAGGAACTGCTCGGCAGCTACCTCGGCTTCTTCGGCGGCGCGTTGCTCTACCTCGCGGCCGCGGAGATCCTGCCCGAGGCGCACCACGAGCATCCGGCCCGGTCCACGCTGCTGTGCACGGTCGCGGGCGTCGCTTTCATCTGGCTGGTGACGGGCCTGGCGGAGTGA
- a CDS encoding sirohydrochlorin chelatase — MTSPPALLIAADGARHEAGAAALLDFVEHLGSRHPGIPVTAGLVGAERWPLGEAVDELVAAGAERLAAVSLALVPDRRADDGLSAALTAACASHPGLSVTRSRVLGPDPALLALLERRLDEALGGAARTPRDRADVTVLLVAPGSADPEANAQVHRAARLLWEGRGYAGVETAFVSTAAPDVPAGLDRCVRLGARRIVVLPYVLFDGGPVERARLHAEGWAEAHPDTQVRYAEPIGAGEELADLVVERYREAVAGCEPPQPRDLQDEHELAG, encoded by the coding sequence GTGACTTCCCCGCCCGCACTGCTCATCGCAGCCGACGGCGCCCGGCACGAGGCCGGAGCCGCGGCGCTCCTGGACTTCGTGGAGCACCTGGGCAGCCGCCATCCCGGAATCCCCGTCACGGCCGGTCTGGTCGGTGCCGAGCGATGGCCGCTCGGCGAGGCCGTGGACGAACTCGTCGCGGCGGGCGCCGAGCGGCTGGCCGCCGTGTCGCTGGCGCTGGTACCGGACCGGCGGGCCGATGACGGGCTGTCCGCGGCGCTGACCGCCGCGTGCGCGAGCCACCCCGGGCTGTCCGTCACGCGGAGCCGGGTGCTCGGCCCGGACCCGGCGCTGCTCGCGCTGCTGGAGCGGCGGCTGGACGAGGCCCTGGGCGGGGCCGCCCGTACGCCACGGGACCGGGCCGACGTGACGGTCCTGCTCGTCGCTCCCGGCTCGGCCGATCCGGAGGCCAACGCGCAGGTGCACCGGGCGGCTCGGCTGCTGTGGGAGGGCCGGGGGTACGCGGGAGTGGAGACGGCGTTCGTGTCGACGGCCGCGCCCGACGTCCCGGCCGGGCTGGACCGGTGCGTACGGCTCGGGGCCCGCCGGATCGTGGTGCTGCCGTACGTGCTGTTCGACGGCGGTCCGGTGGAGCGGGCGCGGCTGCACGCGGAGGGCTGGGCGGAGGCCCATCCGGACACGCAGGTGCGGTACGCCGAACCGATCGGCGCCGGCGAGGAGTTGGCCGATCTGGTCGTGGAGCGCTACCGGGAGGCGGTCGCCGGCTGCGAACCGCCACAGCCCCGAGACCTGCAGGACGAGCATGAACTCGCCGGCTGA
- the cobC gene encoding Rv2231c family pyridoxal phosphate-dependent protein CobC: MNSPADFHDGFRDDFHDLRHHGDAEVRDGRLTDLAVNVRAGTPPVWLRERIAESLLSLAAYPDGRAAREAVAARHGLPVERVLLTAGAAEAFVLLARGLRASRPVVVHPQFTEPEAALRDAGHAVERVLLRAEDGFRLDPALVPESADLVIVGNPTNPTSVLHPADDLARLARPGRILVVDEAFMDAVPGEPEALAPRTDVPGLVVLRSLTKTWGLAGLRIGYVLAAPETIADLERAQPLWPVATPALAAAEACMSPRALAEAGAAADRIAADRAHLLAGLAEFDEVRTVTEAEGPFVLVRIERADEVRGRLRTLGFAARRGDTFPGLDRHWLRLAVRDRPTTNRFLQALDQALTGVGATAVRG, translated from the coding sequence ATGAACTCGCCGGCTGACTTCCACGACGGTTTCCGCGACGACTTCCACGATCTGCGGCACCACGGTGACGCGGAGGTGCGCGACGGACGGCTGACCGATCTCGCGGTCAACGTCCGCGCCGGGACACCACCGGTGTGGCTGCGCGAACGCATCGCCGAGTCGCTGCTCTCGCTCGCCGCCTACCCGGACGGCCGGGCGGCGCGGGAGGCGGTCGCGGCGCGCCACGGGCTGCCGGTGGAGCGGGTGCTGCTGACGGCGGGGGCGGCGGAGGCGTTCGTGCTGCTCGCGCGCGGGCTGCGGGCGAGCCGTCCGGTGGTGGTGCACCCGCAGTTCACGGAGCCGGAGGCGGCGCTGCGGGACGCGGGGCATGCGGTGGAGCGGGTGCTGCTGCGTGCGGAGGACGGCTTCCGGCTGGACCCGGCGCTCGTGCCGGAGTCCGCGGATCTCGTGATCGTCGGCAATCCGACCAACCCGACCTCCGTCCTGCACCCGGCCGACGACCTGGCCCGGCTCGCCCGGCCGGGGCGGATCCTGGTGGTCGACGAGGCCTTCATGGACGCGGTGCCGGGTGAGCCGGAGGCGCTGGCGCCGCGGACCGATGTCCCGGGGCTCGTGGTGCTGCGCAGCCTGACGAAGACGTGGGGGCTCGCGGGGCTGCGGATCGGGTACGTACTCGCCGCTCCGGAGACCATCGCCGATCTGGAACGCGCGCAGCCCCTGTGGCCGGTGGCGACTCCGGCGCTCGCGGCGGCGGAGGCGTGCATGTCGCCGCGCGCGCTCGCGGAGGCCGGGGCGGCGGCGGACCGGATCGCGGCGGACCGGGCGCATCTGCTGGCGGGGCTCGCGGAGTTCGACGAGGTGCGGACGGTGACGGAGGCGGAGGGGCCGTTCGTCCTCGTGCGGATCGAGCGCGCGGACGAGGTGCGCGGCAGGCTGCGGACGCTCGGCTTCGCGGCCCGCCGCGGCGACACGTTCCCCGGCCTGGACCGCCACTGGCTGCGCCTCGCGGTGCGCGACCGCCCCACGACGAACCGCTTCCTCCAAGCCCTCGACCAGGCCCTCACGGGCGTGGGCGCGACGGCGGTACGCGGCTGA
- a CDS encoding SCO1860 family LAETG-anchored protein → MISNSFRLPVRRSAAAMAATALAAGPVALAAPAHATGGGDGRASAVVLRTGLDVSLLNKTVEVPLKASLNEVEAPESAEKTALAVQLEGVDGGRPVSVLSAEVATAKATADRYRAEGRVNLAHAKVHVPGLPLLSLIEVEKVTSKAVCETGKKPVAVSNLLGSVWVLGKKTTLSTGGTTRVKVPAVGEVTLELSKTHTTSRTAAATALELKVSVNPLKLNVAEVEGTLTLAHATCESPTGRAEEPPTKAPDVKPQTGGDPGKAAPAEAPAKENLAATGGNGMTPYFAGGAVVLLLVGGGAVALARSRARG, encoded by the coding sequence GTGATCAGCAACAGCTTCCGTCTGCCCGTACGTCGCTCCGCGGCCGCCATGGCCGCCACGGCGCTCGCCGCCGGACCCGTGGCGCTCGCCGCCCCGGCCCACGCGACCGGCGGCGGCGACGGGCGCGCGAGCGCGGTCGTCCTCCGCACCGGCCTTGACGTCTCCCTGCTGAACAAGACCGTCGAGGTGCCCCTGAAGGCGTCCCTCAACGAGGTCGAGGCACCGGAGAGCGCCGAGAAGACCGCGCTGGCGGTCCAGTTGGAGGGTGTCGACGGGGGCAGGCCGGTGAGCGTGCTGAGTGCCGAGGTCGCCACCGCGAAGGCGACCGCGGACCGGTACAGGGCGGAGGGACGGGTCAACCTCGCTCACGCCAAGGTGCATGTGCCGGGGCTGCCGTTGCTCTCCCTCATCGAGGTCGAGAAGGTCACGTCCAAGGCGGTCTGCGAGACGGGCAAGAAGCCCGTGGCGGTGTCGAACCTGCTCGGGTCGGTGTGGGTGCTCGGCAAGAAGACCACGCTGAGCACCGGCGGTACGACCCGGGTCAAGGTGCCCGCTGTCGGCGAGGTCACCCTCGAACTGTCGAAGACGCACACGACGTCACGGACGGCCGCGGCCACCGCGCTCGAACTGAAGGTGTCCGTCAACCCGCTCAAGCTGAACGTCGCCGAGGTCGAGGGCACGCTGACGCTCGCCCACGCGACCTGTGAATCGCCCACTGGCCGCGCGGAGGAGCCGCCGACGAAGGCTCCCGACGTCAAGCCCCAGACGGGCGGCGACCCGGGCAAGGCCGCGCCCGCGGAGGCGCCCGCGAAGGAGAACCTCGCGGCGACAGGCGGCAACGGGATGACGCCGTACTTCGCGGGCGGCGCGGTCGTCCTGCTGCTCGTCGGCGGCGGCGCGGTGGCGCTCGCCCGCAGCCGGGCACGCGGCTGA